A section of the Spirosoma pollinicola genome encodes:
- a CDS encoding RagB/SusD family nutrient uptake outer membrane protein encodes MKINLSPRIAYPLLVALMAAGAGCSDLKENPDFINPDTFYKSAKELQLGVNGVYDDLNSGFSGYFYDRYVFECLTGDQIGWEKGPLQYNLGNVSSADEYIEAYWSISYRSINRANAVIETADALKDPTNDALVKRLKGEAQFLRAFYYYGLLSYFDNPPLTIKSTKGISELPTNAGGKGAVIDQIYADAKAAAEVLPASYTGADLGRATKWAAKTLLMKAQLWDEKWADAKTTAEDIVNNSGVQLFENFAHNFDLAHENQGERLFEAQVSAAANANEYDVHSAHFNPEDYPSELGGAGWSWLSATQEFRASYDAKDKRIDGTFIETYPTGRFGKIDGAYPMVKWSPKADFNLSRFGGIVKSDANPRDPSQMIFGKAWAGKLVELGTNWTNTERNTIYLRLADVLLGHSEACNESGQGDKFMGINKVRARAGLAALSGLSQSALRDAIIQEREQEFVFEQVMYPELRRKSKPGGTPDYLGNHINNYITKYKAGRTLKARDYVLPLPLKEMQGNTNVTQNKEWQ; translated from the coding sequence ATGAAAATCAACCTATCTCCCCGAATCGCTTACCCGTTGCTGGTGGCCCTGATGGCTGCTGGCGCCGGTTGCTCGGACCTCAAAGAGAACCCGGACTTTATCAATCCGGACACGTTCTATAAATCGGCAAAGGAACTCCAGTTAGGAGTCAACGGCGTATATGACGACCTGAACTCCGGCTTCTCCGGCTACTTCTACGATCGTTATGTGTTCGAGTGTCTCACCGGCGACCAGATTGGCTGGGAAAAAGGGCCGTTACAATACAACCTCGGCAACGTCAGCTCGGCAGATGAGTACATCGAAGCCTACTGGTCTATCAGCTATCGGTCCATCAACCGGGCCAACGCCGTAATCGAAACCGCCGACGCGCTGAAAGACCCGACGAACGATGCGCTGGTGAAGCGTCTGAAAGGGGAAGCGCAGTTCCTGCGGGCTTTCTATTACTATGGCTTGCTGAGTTACTTCGACAACCCGCCCCTCACCATCAAATCGACAAAAGGGATTAGCGAACTACCCACCAACGCGGGTGGCAAAGGGGCTGTAATCGACCAGATCTATGCCGATGCCAAAGCGGCTGCCGAAGTATTACCCGCTTCCTATACAGGTGCCGATTTGGGTCGGGCTACGAAATGGGCCGCCAAAACGCTTCTGATGAAGGCGCAGTTGTGGGACGAGAAATGGGCCGATGCCAAAACCACCGCCGAAGACATCGTCAACAACAGCGGTGTTCAGCTATTTGAAAACTTCGCCCACAACTTCGACCTGGCGCACGAAAACCAGGGTGAGCGTCTATTTGAAGCCCAGGTATCGGCAGCAGCCAACGCCAACGAATATGATGTACATTCGGCGCACTTTAACCCGGAAGATTACCCGAGCGAACTGGGTGGAGCGGGCTGGAGCTGGCTGAGTGCCACGCAGGAGTTCCGGGCATCGTATGATGCCAAGGACAAGCGAATTGACGGCACCTTTATCGAGACGTATCCTACGGGGCGGTTTGGTAAAATAGACGGAGCCTATCCGATGGTGAAATGGAGTCCGAAAGCAGATTTCAACCTATCGCGTTTCGGTGGTATTGTCAAGTCGGATGCTAACCCCCGCGACCCATCCCAGATGATTTTTGGTAAAGCCTGGGCTGGTAAACTTGTCGAACTGGGTACCAACTGGACCAACACCGAGCGGAATACCATTTACCTACGCCTGGCCGATGTGTTGCTGGGCCACTCCGAAGCCTGTAACGAAAGTGGACAGGGCGATAAGTTTATGGGTATCAACAAGGTACGTGCCCGTGCGGGATTAGCGGCTCTGAGCGGACTGAGTCAGTCGGCCCTGCGCGATGCCATCATCCAGGAGCGCGAGCAGGAGTTCGTGTTCGAGCAGGTAATGTATCCGGAGTTACGCCGGAAGAGCAAACCTGGGGGTACGCCGGATTATCTGGGCAACCACATCAACAACTACATTACTAAATACAAAGCGGGCCGAACCCTCAAAGCGCGGGACTATGTGCTACCCCTGCCGCTGAAAGAAATGCAGGGTAATACCAATGTAACCCAGAATAAAGAATGGCAGTAA
- a CDS encoding VCBS repeat-containing protein, translating to MKYVAAVWFLCSLMACSRKPDTLFTTLSSSESGVDFQNIVTENDTVNLVDYYYVYNGGGVAVGDINNDDLPDLYFTGNQVGDRLYLNITKPGSGHPQFKDITQTAGIRKAGWSTGVTMADVNADGLLDIYVCKSGNYPGNRRKNQLYINKGSKAGESPRFDEQAEQYGLADTTYTNQAAFLDYDHDGDLDVYLLTSTNLIRNPNQVTPVIADGSGLANDKLFRNDSDASGHHFTDVTTSAGILHDGFGLGLTVADFNQDGWEDIYVANDFLANDFLYLNNRNTHAGEPSFSEVGKRYFKHHSQFSMGCDAADINNDGLTDLVVADMLPPDNEQRKKMAGPANYQQFESILRQGYHPQFMRNMLQVNGGKAPDGRMVFSEIGQLAGVSATDWSWSPLLADLDNDGWRDLFITNGYLRDITDLDFVSFNDNMAQKGSRNPDEMNRYLRQGATKMPSINKPNRFFRNHHDLTFDDVTATWFGTEPSLSNGAAYADLDRDGDLDLVVNNINQPAYILQNNTANTHYLQLKLRGPALNPFGLGADVTVYSRGLTQTYHQAVTRGYQSSGDYIIHAGLGLANRVDSVRVVWPDGKAQTLANPPIDRLLTLEHTQARPIPEQPKQPLPTLLTDVTGVSGLNFTHQEESYLDYNQEPLLPHKLSQQGPKLAAGDVNGDGLEDLFVGGSFRHYGKIMLQTSAGRFIEKAYTDESQPKDEEDVGALLFDADADGDKDLYIVSGSNEYYDGSVYYQDRLYLNNGSGTFTNATDRLPPIRHSGSCIVAADVDKDGDLDLFRGGRLRALSYPLSGESSLLINEGGRFREATDALAPGLKSAGMVTDAVWADIDRDSWPDLVVVGELMPITVFRNDRGHLEPSTSPSLTGSEGFWNCIRAGDFDHDGDPDFVLGNLGMNSRYRVSATQPMRVYAGDFDGNGRLDAISTYYLQGQEYPIASRDELGRQWPGIKKQFTNYALYAKAKLTDLLSPEQQKSSTMLRACIQQSILLENTGNGTFRLKPLPMPAQWAPIQALLVDDVDRDGNLDVLAVGNAYDTESIAGQYDAMTGLLLRGDGRGRFQSVLFPKSGFLADGDCKSVVRLINKTQSLYVVSANKAPLRLFRRQKEQ from the coding sequence ATGAAATACGTAGCAGCGGTCTGGTTCCTTTGTAGTTTAATGGCTTGTTCGCGGAAACCAGATACGCTGTTTACGACGCTTTCTTCAAGTGAATCGGGCGTTGATTTCCAGAATATCGTTACCGAAAACGACACCGTCAACCTTGTCGATTATTACTATGTCTACAACGGTGGGGGCGTGGCTGTGGGCGATATCAATAACGACGATCTCCCCGATTTGTACTTCACCGGTAACCAGGTTGGCGACCGGCTGTACCTGAACATCACGAAGCCCGGCTCAGGGCATCCGCAGTTCAAAGACATCACCCAAACGGCGGGTATCCGGAAAGCAGGCTGGTCGACGGGGGTAACGATGGCCGATGTCAATGCCGACGGATTACTGGATATCTACGTCTGCAAATCAGGTAACTACCCCGGTAACCGGCGAAAAAATCAACTGTATATCAACAAAGGCAGTAAGGCCGGAGAATCACCCCGTTTCGACGAACAGGCCGAACAGTATGGGCTGGCCGACACAACGTATACGAATCAGGCGGCTTTTCTGGATTATGACCACGATGGCGACCTTGACGTTTATTTGCTGACCAGTACGAACCTGATCCGAAACCCGAACCAGGTAACCCCCGTCATTGCCGACGGCTCCGGACTGGCCAATGACAAACTTTTTCGCAACGACTCCGATGCCAGCGGTCACCATTTTACCGACGTAACAACGTCTGCCGGGATTCTGCACGATGGGTTTGGCCTGGGGCTGACCGTGGCGGACTTTAATCAGGACGGCTGGGAGGACATTTATGTAGCGAATGATTTCCTGGCGAATGATTTTCTGTACCTCAACAATCGCAATACCCACGCCGGTGAACCGTCGTTTAGTGAAGTCGGTAAACGCTATTTCAAGCACCACAGTCAGTTTTCAATGGGCTGTGATGCCGCCGATATCAACAACGACGGCTTGACGGACCTCGTTGTGGCCGACATGCTGCCACCCGATAACGAGCAGCGTAAGAAAATGGCGGGCCCGGCTAACTATCAGCAGTTTGAATCTATTCTCAGGCAGGGCTACCACCCGCAGTTCATGCGGAATATGCTCCAGGTAAACGGGGGTAAAGCGCCCGACGGACGCATGGTTTTCTCCGAGATCGGGCAGTTGGCAGGGGTGTCGGCCACCGACTGGAGCTGGTCGCCGTTGCTTGCCGACCTGGACAATGATGGCTGGCGCGATCTGTTCATTACCAACGGCTACCTGCGCGACATTACCGATCTGGATTTCGTTTCATTTAACGATAACATGGCACAGAAAGGGAGCCGCAACCCGGACGAAATGAACCGGTATCTGCGACAGGGCGCAACCAAAATGCCCTCCATCAATAAGCCAAACCGCTTCTTCCGGAATCATCACGATCTCACCTTCGACGACGTTACGGCAACCTGGTTCGGGACTGAACCTTCCCTTTCCAACGGAGCCGCCTACGCCGACCTTGACCGCGATGGCGACCTTGATCTGGTGGTGAATAACATCAATCAACCGGCCTACATTCTTCAGAATAACACCGCCAACACGCATTACCTCCAGCTAAAACTACGGGGACCGGCTCTGAATCCGTTCGGACTGGGAGCCGACGTGACGGTGTACAGCCGGGGGCTTACGCAAACCTATCATCAGGCCGTTACGCGCGGCTATCAGTCGTCGGGCGATTATATTATTCACGCCGGGCTGGGGCTGGCCAACCGTGTTGATTCCGTGCGGGTGGTGTGGCCCGATGGTAAGGCGCAGACACTGGCGAACCCACCCATCGACCGGCTATTGACGCTGGAACATACTCAGGCACGCCCAATTCCGGAACAGCCGAAACAACCATTGCCTACGTTACTGACTGATGTAACGGGTGTTTCGGGCCTGAACTTTACGCATCAGGAAGAGTCGTATCTGGACTATAATCAGGAGCCGTTGCTGCCTCATAAACTCTCGCAGCAGGGCCCGAAACTGGCCGCTGGCGACGTAAATGGCGATGGACTCGAAGACCTGTTTGTGGGTGGCTCGTTCCGGCATTACGGGAAAATAATGCTCCAGACGTCGGCAGGACGGTTTATCGAAAAAGCCTACACCGATGAGTCTCAGCCAAAAGACGAGGAAGACGTGGGTGCGTTGTTATTTGATGCCGATGCCGATGGTGACAAGGACCTTTACATTGTGAGCGGTTCCAATGAGTATTATGATGGCTCTGTTTACTACCAGGACCGACTTTACCTTAACAACGGCAGCGGCACATTCACCAACGCTACGGACCGCCTGCCCCCCATTCGGCACAGTGGTTCGTGCATCGTTGCGGCTGATGTTGACAAAGATGGTGACCTTGATCTATTTCGAGGGGGGCGGCTTCGGGCGTTGTCCTACCCGCTATCCGGCGAAAGCAGCCTGCTCATCAACGAAGGCGGGCGTTTTCGCGAAGCCACCGACGCGCTGGCTCCAGGCCTGAAATCGGCGGGAATGGTGACCGATGCGGTCTGGGCCGACATTGACCGGGATTCGTGGCCCGACCTTGTGGTGGTGGGCGAACTGATGCCAATCACTGTTTTCAGGAACGATCGGGGGCATCTGGAACCGTCGACAAGCCCGTCGCTAACTGGTTCAGAAGGGTTCTGGAACTGCATTCGGGCGGGTGATTTCGACCATGACGGCGATCCCGATTTTGTGCTGGGTAACCTCGGCATGAACAGTCGCTACCGGGTTTCGGCCACACAGCCCATGCGTGTCTACGCGGGTGATTTCGATGGCAACGGGCGGCTGGATGCCATCTCGACCTATTATTTGCAGGGTCAGGAATACCCCATAGCCTCCCGCGACGAACTGGGGCGGCAGTGGCCGGGCATCAAGAAACAGTTCACGAATTACGCGCTCTATGCCAAAGCCAAACTCACGGACTTACTGTCGCCGGAGCAGCAGAAGTCCAGCACCATGCTGAGGGCCTGCATACAGCAAAGTATTCTTCTTGAAAACACAGGGAATGGTACGTTTCGGCTGAAACCCCTGCCAATGCCCGCGCAGTGGGCACCCATTCAGGCGTTACTGGTCGATGATGTTGACCGGGACGGTAATCTGGATGTGCTGGCCGTTGGCAATGCCTACGATACGGAGTCGATAGCCGGGCAGTACGACGCCATGACGGGTCTGCTGCTACGGGGCGACGGGCGGGGGCGGTTCCAGTCAGTACTTTTTCCGAAAAGTGGTTTTCTGGCTGATGGCGATTGTAAAAGCGTTGTCCGATTGATCAATAAAACACAATCGCTCTATGTGGTGTCGGCTAACAAGGCACCGTTGCGGTTATTCCGGCGGCAAAAGGAACAATGA
- a CDS encoding FkbM family methyltransferase, whose product MNIYSNKIISKIIWKLFINKPKFRLWLTKLLIRDKNAYIEIAGSKIYANTITEIGYVRAAKNANSNIVFRDEIASIINIALIISPQDTFIDIGANVGLYSSIISRLQYVYPNIKFYAFEANPETGEKLKRTLLDKNANIEILGLSDSEKVIPFAKGAVSGVFGALINASHNQNSNWIVNISTRRLDSFALDGHSMILKIDVEGHEWEVLQGASKFFDETRIKAIYLDGYDDERVPSFLSDYGFVAFDGRSMSNAPTQYHSVLYINEKWLAK is encoded by the coding sequence ATGAATATTTATAGCAATAAAATAATCAGTAAGATTATTTGGAAACTATTTATAAATAAACCAAAATTTAGACTTTGGCTGACTAAATTACTTATTCGTGACAAAAACGCATATATTGAAATTGCTGGCTCAAAGATATATGCAAATACAATAACCGAAATAGGGTATGTCAGAGCAGCTAAGAATGCCAACAGTAACATTGTTTTTAGGGATGAAATAGCTTCAATTATTAACATTGCCCTAATTATTTCTCCTCAAGATACATTTATTGATATAGGGGCAAACGTAGGACTATATTCCAGTATAATCAGTAGATTACAATATGTCTATCCTAACATAAAGTTCTATGCTTTCGAAGCAAATCCCGAAACAGGTGAGAAGTTGAAAAGGACTTTACTGGACAAGAACGCAAATATTGAGATTCTGGGCCTGTCTGACAGTGAGAAAGTAATACCGTTTGCAAAGGGAGCCGTTTCAGGTGTTTTCGGAGCTTTGATAAATGCTTCTCATAATCAAAATTCAAACTGGATTGTCAACATTTCCACTCGGCGATTAGATTCTTTTGCGTTAGATGGACATTCCATGATACTGAAGATCGATGTGGAGGGGCATGAGTGGGAAGTCTTACAGGGTGCAAGTAAGTTTTTCGACGAGACTAGGATAAAAGCGATTTACTTAGATGGATATGATGATGAACGAGTACCTTCATTTCTCAGCGACTATGGGTTTGTTGCTTTCGATGGTCGTTCAATGTCAAATGCTCCAACTCAGTACCACAGTGTGTTATATATTAATGAGAAATGGCTAGCTAAATAG
- a CDS encoding DUF1553 domain-containing protein, whose translation MNIKSVVFIGIGIGGVFVLSSFFGLFGERVDFNTQVKPLLNKNCIACHGGVKKAGGFSVLFRHEAVAPTKSGKPAIIPGDADASEMIRRLTLEDHTERMPLEAAPLKPDDIALLRKWIDQGADWGDHWAYTRIEKPDVPVIGTFWSRLGLRDNAELDWARNDIDHFTLQKMKAQALLPSPEADRATLLRRVSLDLTGLPPTEQEMAGFTKDKSPDAYEKVVDRLLASPTYGERWTALWLDLARYADSKGYEKDTERKIWRYRDWVINAFNQDKPYNQFVVEQLAGDLLPNRTDADLIATGFHRNTMTNDEGGTQDEEFRTAAVIDRVNTTWDVFQGTTFSCVQCHSHPYDPFTHDEYYKYLAFFNNTRDEDVTTDTPTLRFFKDQDSVHVATLKTWLTTHHTQPKQLQEWVNFVRLTEPKINSHDFDQYVNASLLDAKYFGVQDGGSARIKPINLTGINRFIMAIGTQSKGAVLTMHQDSPTGPSLLTIPVPNTGSQGKDTVMIYALPQLTGSHSIYLTLANPRQPKDWVVIKWVSFRPALPGTPATTLGDMDAKLQAVLNAKPESTPVLVEATGDLDRKTHIFERGNWLVKGKQVQPDVPKSLPPLPTDSTGKPVRNRLGLARWMVQREHPLTARVAVNRLWEQLFGTGLVETVEDMGTQGIQPTHRELLDYLAAEFMDTDHWSMKRLLKRIVTSATYRQQSVASAELVARDPFNTWLARGPRVRLTAEQVRDQALAVSGLLSYKRFGPSVKPVQPDGIWQSPYNGESWKPSDGEDQHRRAIYTYWKRTAPYPSMTTFDSPSREFCQVRRIRTNTPLQALVTLNDPVFIESAQSLATLMQQRGKTPEQQIKAGFRQVTQRDASPQKMAVLLKLYQQSAMYYKQHPADTRTFLAGIDATPQLAALTVTANTLLNLDETITKE comes from the coding sequence ATGAACATAAAATCGGTCGTCTTTATTGGAATAGGAATTGGGGGGGTATTTGTGCTATCCTCTTTTTTCGGTCTGTTTGGGGAGCGAGTCGATTTCAACACGCAGGTTAAACCACTCCTGAATAAAAACTGCATTGCCTGCCACGGCGGGGTCAAGAAAGCAGGGGGCTTTTCGGTGTTGTTCCGGCATGAAGCCGTTGCACCCACAAAGTCGGGGAAACCGGCTATTATCCCCGGCGATGCGGATGCCAGCGAGATGATTCGTCGGCTCACGCTGGAGGACCATACCGAACGCATGCCGCTGGAAGCCGCTCCCCTCAAACCAGACGATATCGCCCTGCTTCGGAAGTGGATCGATCAGGGAGCCGACTGGGGTGACCATTGGGCCTATACGCGCATCGAGAAGCCTGACGTGCCCGTCATTGGTACGTTCTGGAGCCGCCTGGGCCTGCGTGACAACGCCGAACTGGACTGGGCCAGAAATGACATTGACCATTTTACGCTCCAGAAAATGAAGGCGCAAGCCTTACTGCCGTCGCCAGAAGCCGACCGGGCTACCCTGCTCCGGCGCGTCTCACTCGACCTGACGGGACTACCCCCAACGGAGCAGGAAATGGCTGGGTTTACTAAGGATAAATCACCCGATGCCTACGAGAAAGTAGTGGATCGTTTGCTGGCTTCACCCACCTACGGGGAACGCTGGACCGCTCTCTGGCTCGACCTGGCCCGATACGCTGACTCGAAAGGGTACGAAAAAGATACCGAGCGGAAAATATGGCGGTACCGCGACTGGGTTATCAACGCCTTCAACCAGGATAAACCCTACAATCAATTTGTGGTAGAGCAACTGGCGGGTGATCTGCTCCCGAACCGGACGGATGCGGATTTGATCGCCACTGGTTTTCACCGTAACACCATGACGAATGACGAGGGCGGCACGCAGGACGAAGAGTTTCGCACGGCTGCCGTTATCGACCGGGTAAATACGACCTGGGATGTGTTTCAGGGTACTACCTTTTCCTGCGTACAATGCCACAGCCATCCGTATGACCCGTTTACGCACGACGAATATTATAAATACCTCGCCTTTTTCAACAACACCCGCGACGAAGACGTAACGACAGACACACCCACTCTTCGTTTCTTTAAAGATCAGGACTCCGTTCACGTGGCAACCCTCAAAACGTGGTTAACAACGCACCATACCCAGCCGAAACAACTGCAGGAGTGGGTCAATTTTGTTCGGCTTACCGAGCCTAAAATCAACTCGCATGATTTTGACCAGTACGTGAACGCATCGCTGCTGGATGCCAAGTACTTTGGGGTGCAGGATGGTGGCTCAGCCCGAATTAAGCCCATTAACCTGACCGGCATCAACCGCTTTATCATGGCGATTGGCACCCAGTCGAAGGGAGCCGTGCTGACGATGCATCAGGATAGCCCCACCGGACCGTCTCTGCTGACCATACCCGTGCCGAATACGGGCAGTCAGGGGAAAGATACGGTCATGATTTATGCCCTGCCTCAGCTTACCGGCAGCCATTCCATCTACCTGACACTGGCTAACCCAAGGCAACCAAAAGACTGGGTTGTCATAAAATGGGTCTCATTCCGCCCTGCTCTGCCGGGAACACCGGCGACGACGCTGGGCGATATGGACGCGAAACTCCAGGCTGTTTTGAACGCGAAACCAGAATCGACTCCCGTGCTGGTAGAAGCTACGGGTGATCTGGACCGGAAAACGCACATTTTCGAGCGGGGAAACTGGCTGGTGAAAGGGAAACAGGTGCAGCCGGATGTGCCAAAATCATTGCCGCCCCTGCCCACCGATTCAACCGGAAAGCCGGTTCGTAACCGACTGGGTCTTGCCCGGTGGATGGTGCAGCGCGAGCATCCCCTGACGGCGCGGGTAGCCGTTAACCGATTGTGGGAACAGCTCTTCGGTACGGGACTGGTCGAAACGGTGGAAGACATGGGTACGCAGGGGATTCAGCCCACTCATCGGGAATTACTGGACTACCTGGCGGCTGAGTTCATGGATACCGACCATTGGTCGATGAAACGCTTGCTGAAGCGTATCGTAACCTCCGCTACCTATCGTCAGCAATCGGTGGCTTCTGCCGAACTGGTCGCCAGAGATCCGTTCAATACCTGGCTGGCGCGTGGACCCCGCGTTCGGCTGACGGCCGAGCAGGTACGCGATCAGGCATTGGCGGTGAGTGGGCTGTTGAGTTACAAACGGTTTGGCCCCAGCGTGAAACCCGTGCAGCCGGACGGCATCTGGCAATCGCCCTACAATGGCGAAAGCTGGAAACCGAGTGACGGGGAGGACCAGCATCGCCGGGCCATTTACACCTACTGGAAACGGACGGCTCCCTACCCGTCCATGACAACCTTCGACAGCCCCAGCCGGGAGTTTTGTCAGGTACGACGCATCCGGACCAACACGCCCTTGCAGGCGCTGGTTACGTTGAACGACCCGGTATTCATAGAGTCGGCTCAGTCGCTGGCAACGCTGATGCAGCAGCGCGGCAAAACCCCGGAGCAACAGATAAAGGCTGGTTTTCGGCAGGTTACCCAGCGGGATGCGTCTCCGCAGAAAATGGCCGTGCTTCTGAAATTATACCAGCAGTCGGCAATGTATTACAAACAGCATCCGGCCGATACCCGAACGTTTCTGGCTGGTATTGACGCCACGCCACAACTGGCCGCGCTGACCGTTACGGCCAACACCCTGCTTAACCTGGACGAGACAATCACGAAAGAATAA
- a CDS encoding DUF1501 domain-containing protein: protein MKKLLDELQQAALQRETRRHFLHTCSTGLGAMALGSFLESCGFADKTADKKAGQVPVISSPDESPMAVRSAQFSGKAKRVIYIHMAGSPSQLELFDYKPELVKYNGKDCPQELLTGKKFAFIRGVPKMLGPQGKFAQHGQSGAWVSDYLPHLQGVVDDITFLKAMHTDQFNHAPAQLLMHTGSARLGRPSIGSWVTYGLGSENDNLPGYIVLASGGKQPDAGKSVWGSGFLPSVYQGVQCRTDGDPVLYASDPAGMPRSLRGKTIEAISAINQQQYNDVKDPEILTRIAQYELAYRMQMSVPDSMDIKSEPQYMLDMYGVDPNKGSFARNCLLARRLVERGVRFVQLFDWGWDTHGTSADGSIDVGLHDKCRQSDQAVAALLKDLKQRGLLDDTLVVWGGEFGRTPMQENRDGQTLPFMGRDHHLDAFTVWMAGGGVKKGFSFGETDDIGYYGVKDQVHVHDLQATILHLLGFDHEKLTYQFQGRPFRLTDVAGKVIKPILA, encoded by the coding sequence ATGAAAAAGCTACTCGACGAACTTCAGCAGGCCGCCCTCCAACGCGAAACGCGCCGGCATTTCCTGCATACCTGTTCCACCGGGCTCGGTGCCATGGCCCTGGGGTCTTTTCTGGAAAGTTGCGGTTTTGCCGATAAGACAGCCGATAAAAAAGCCGGGCAGGTACCTGTAATCAGCAGCCCCGACGAATCGCCGATGGCGGTGCGGTCGGCACAATTTTCGGGTAAGGCCAAACGGGTAATTTATATTCACATGGCGGGGTCGCCCTCGCAGCTTGAACTGTTCGACTACAAGCCCGAACTGGTCAAATACAATGGTAAAGACTGCCCGCAGGAATTACTGACGGGCAAAAAGTTTGCGTTTATCCGGGGCGTTCCCAAGATGCTGGGACCGCAGGGGAAGTTTGCCCAGCACGGTCAGTCGGGGGCGTGGGTATCCGATTATCTGCCCCATTTGCAGGGGGTGGTTGATGATATCACGTTCCTGAAAGCCATGCACACCGATCAGTTCAACCATGCCCCCGCGCAGTTGCTGATGCATACGGGTTCGGCCCGGCTGGGTAGACCGAGTATTGGTTCCTGGGTAACGTATGGCCTTGGTTCCGAGAATGACAATTTGCCGGGTTACATCGTGCTTGCATCAGGCGGTAAGCAACCGGATGCCGGTAAATCCGTATGGGGGAGCGGTTTTCTGCCATCCGTGTATCAGGGTGTGCAATGCCGCACTGATGGCGACCCGGTTCTGTACGCGTCCGATCCGGCGGGTATGCCCAGAAGTCTGCGGGGTAAAACGATCGAAGCCATATCGGCCATTAATCAGCAGCAATACAACGATGTAAAAGATCCGGAAATACTCACCCGGATTGCCCAGTACGAACTGGCCTATCGAATGCAGATGTCGGTGCCGGATTCGATGGACATCAAAAGCGAACCACAATACATGCTCGATATGTATGGCGTTGACCCAAACAAAGGGTCATTTGCCCGCAACTGTCTGCTGGCCCGGCGGCTGGTGGAGCGTGGTGTTCGGTTCGTTCAACTCTTCGACTGGGGCTGGGATACGCACGGCACCAGTGCCGATGGGTCCATCGATGTGGGTCTTCACGACAAGTGCCGCCAGTCGGACCAGGCTGTAGCGGCTTTGCTCAAAGACTTGAAACAGCGTGGTTTACTGGATGATACACTGGTGGTATGGGGTGGCGAATTTGGTCGGACTCCCATGCAGGAGAACCGCGATGGTCAGACGCTGCCGTTTATGGGCCGTGACCATCATCTGGATGCCTTTACGGTCTGGATGGCAGGAGGGGGTGTTAAGAAGGGATTCTCTTTCGGCGAAACGGACGACATTGGCTACTACGGTGTGAAAGACCAGGTCCACGTTCACGACCTTCAGGCCACCATCCTGCATCTGCTGGGCTTCGACCATGAAAAGCTGACCTACCAGTTTCAGGGCCGCCCATTCCGATTAACCGACGTGGCCGGGAAAGTAATAAAACCTATTCTTGCTTAA